One window from the genome of Commensalibacter oyaizuii encodes:
- the ychF gene encoding redox-regulated ATPase YchF yields MGFNCGIVGLPNVGKSTLFNALTATAAAQSANYPFCTIEPNVGRVAVPDPRLTVLSKITNSQQIVPTSLEFVDIAGLVKGASKGEGLGNQFLANIREVDAIIHVLRCFNNDDIVHVEGSVDPIRDAEIIETELMIADLESLEKRIIPLQKKARGNDKEAQAAVALIEPLIKALQDGKAVRDVIPPGEEKAVERLQLLTSKPVLYVCNVEEESAATGNAYSEKVVQMAKAQGAEAVIVSADIEAEVSQLGKEDQMEFLAGLGLENSGLDRVIAAGYHLLNLITYFTCGPKETRAWTIIKGTKAPQAAAVIHNDFERGFIACETVAYDDYVQFKGEAGAKEAGKARVEGKEYIVKDGDILLFRFNV; encoded by the coding sequence ATGGGGTTTAATTGTGGGATTGTTGGGTTGCCTAATGTTGGGAAATCTACCCTATTTAATGCGTTAACAGCAACGGCTGCAGCACAGTCAGCGAATTATCCGTTTTGTACAATTGAACCCAATGTTGGTAGGGTTGCAGTTCCAGATCCTCGATTAACTGTCTTATCTAAAATCACAAATTCCCAGCAGATCGTTCCAACCAGTTTAGAGTTCGTCGATATTGCAGGATTGGTTAAAGGGGCATCTAAAGGTGAAGGTTTAGGAAATCAATTTTTAGCCAACATTCGTGAAGTGGATGCAATTATTCACGTTTTACGTTGTTTTAACAACGATGATATTGTTCATGTCGAAGGATCGGTTGATCCTATTCGCGATGCAGAGATCATAGAAACAGAATTAATGATTGCCGACTTAGAAAGTCTTGAAAAGCGCATTATTCCCTTGCAGAAAAAAGCACGTGGGAATGATAAAGAAGCCCAAGCCGCGGTGGCATTGATTGAGCCATTGATTAAAGCGCTGCAAGATGGGAAAGCAGTTCGTGATGTAATACCTCCAGGCGAAGAAAAAGCAGTTGAACGGTTGCAACTTTTGACCAGTAAGCCTGTCTTATATGTGTGTAATGTTGAAGAAGAATCTGCTGCAACTGGGAATGCCTATTCTGAAAAAGTTGTTCAAATGGCCAAGGCACAAGGGGCAGAGGCCGTTATTGTTTCTGCGGATATTGAAGCAGAAGTCAGTCAACTGGGTAAAGAGGATCAAATGGAATTTCTGGCAGGTTTGGGGCTGGAAAATAGTGGTTTGGATCGTGTGATTGCAGCAGGGTATCACTTATTGAATTTGATTACGTATTTTACTTGTGGCCCCAAAGAAACCAGAGCTTGGACTATCATTAAAGGAACAAAAGCTCCTCAAGCAGCGGCTGTGATTCACAACGATTTTGAACGCGGATTTATCGCTTGTGAAACGGTTGCATATGATGATTATGTGCAATTTAAAGGGGAGGCCGGGGCAAAGGAGGCGGGGAAAGCCAGAGTTGAAGGAAAAGAATATATTGTCAAAGATGGTGACATTTTACTTTTTCGTTTTAATGTATAA
- the pth gene encoding aminoacyl-tRNA hydrolase, with amino-acid sequence MLLWTGLGNPESGMQAHRHNIGFMAVDRIAQRHGFTPWRKRFRGEVAEGTIQGEKILLLKPMTYMNLSGESVQQAIAFYKIPIENMAVFHDELDLAPGRLRIKKGGGAAGHNGLRSIDKMMSNQNYWRVRLGIGHPGDKAQVAHYVLSNFSKNEYEWLDPLIDGVAQSAPLLVEEKMDAFMSKVALLTKE; translated from the coding sequence ATGTTACTGTGGACTGGGCTTGGTAATCCTGAGTCTGGAATGCAGGCACACCGTCATAATATTGGTTTTATGGCGGTCGATCGAATTGCGCAGCGTCACGGGTTCACCCCGTGGCGCAAGCGTTTTCGGGGCGAAGTTGCCGAAGGAACGATTCAAGGGGAAAAAATCCTTTTGTTAAAACCAATGACTTATATGAATCTGTCGGGTGAAAGCGTGCAGCAAGCAATTGCTTTTTATAAAATCCCAATTGAAAATATGGCTGTTTTCCATGACGAGCTTGACCTTGCCCCTGGGCGGTTGCGTATCAAAAAAGGTGGGGGTGCAGCGGGACATAATGGATTGCGGTCAATCGATAAGATGATGAGTAATCAAAACTATTGGCGGGTTCGTTTGGGTATAGGTCACCCAGGGGACAAAGCACAAGTTGCGCATTATGTTTTAAGTAATTTTTCCAAAAATGAGTACGAATGGTTGGATCCATTGATTGATGGGGTTGCGCAATCAGCACCATTATTAGTCGAAGAAAAAATGGATGCTTTTATGTCAAAAGTTGCATTGTTAACAAAGGAGTAA
- a CDS encoding 50S ribosomal protein L25/general stress protein Ctc gives MAKKFVELNVAVRAKAGKGAARATRRAGLVPGVVYGGKSEPAMIAIDPRIIMRELHGSWRSQLYQIVVDGKKTSVALMRAVQMHPVTDRPLHVDFQRMVAGQEIRVEIPVHFEGEEECPGMKRDGVLNVVQHSVEINCDVDHIPEAFIADISALDLHDTVRWSDLKGTENVSHTNQNEEDFVIATIAAPTVAVEVEDEAAAEEGAEEDASEAAAEE, from the coding sequence GTGGCAAAGAAGTTTGTTGAATTGAATGTTGCAGTGCGTGCGAAGGCTGGTAAGGGGGCAGCGCGCGCAACTCGTCGTGCTGGTCTAGTACCTGGCGTTGTATATGGTGGTAAATCTGAACCTGCGATGATTGCAATTGACCCTCGTATCATTATGCGCGAATTGCATGGTTCTTGGCGTTCTCAATTGTATCAAATTGTTGTTGATGGTAAAAAAACCTCTGTTGCTTTGATGCGTGCGGTTCAAATGCACCCTGTAACAGATCGTCCATTACACGTTGATTTCCAACGCATGGTTGCAGGTCAAGAAATCCGCGTTGAAATTCCTGTTCACTTTGAAGGTGAAGAAGAATGCCCAGGTATGAAACGTGATGGTGTTCTTAATGTTGTTCAACATTCTGTTGAAATTAACTGTGATGTTGATCACATTCCTGAAGCATTCATCGCTGATATTTCTGCGTTAGATCTGCATGATACTGTTCGTTGGTCAGATCTTAAAGGTACTGAGAACGTTTCTCATACCAATCAAAATGAAGAAGATTTTGTGATCGCTACTATTGCCGCACCGACAGTTGCGGTTGAAGTTGAAGACGAAGCAGCAGCAGAAGAGGGTGCAGAAGAAGATGCATCTGAAGCAGCAGCTGAAGAATAA
- a CDS encoding histidine phosphatase family protein encodes MSSLLTRPYWYLRHGQTDWNARNLSQGRTDIPLNTVGLSQAVAAGNAIANHWEQLELPITQIVSSPLGRARRTAEITAAIIKEKVGVTIPVELDDSLKEVCFGTEEGQPMGPWYDDWIAGKFTPEGGESFQTLCARISEAVNRSIRKAGEGNVLIVAHGGIFRSLRHMMGLKANVRLPNAQPLCARPPVDGGKAWELHALPLE; translated from the coding sequence ATGTCTTCTTTACTTACACGTCCTTATTGGTATTTGCGTCATGGTCAGACCGATTGGAATGCACGTAATTTATCGCAAGGACGCACAGATATTCCATTAAATACAGTCGGTTTATCACAAGCCGTGGCTGCAGGCAATGCAATTGCTAATCATTGGGAGCAATTGGAATTGCCCATTACCCAAATTGTCAGTTCCCCTTTGGGGCGTGCACGTCGCACAGCTGAAATTACAGCCGCAATTATCAAAGAAAAAGTTGGTGTTACGATTCCTGTTGAACTTGATGACAGTTTGAAAGAAGTTTGTTTTGGTACAGAGGAAGGCCAGCCAATGGGGCCATGGTACGATGATTGGATTGCAGGGAAATTTACCCCAGAAGGTGGGGAATCTTTCCAAACATTATGCGCACGGATCAGCGAAGCCGTAAATCGTTCCATTCGCAAGGCAGGGGAAGGGAATGTCTTGATTGTTGCCCATGGTGGTATTTTCCGTTCGTTGCGTCACATGATGGGGTTAAAAGCGAATGTACGTTTGCCCAATGCCCAACCTTTGTGTGCCCGTCCGCCTGTTGACGGGGGCAAGGCATGGGAGTTACACGCATTACCTTTAGAATAA
- a CDS encoding ribose-phosphate pyrophosphokinase yields the protein MKIISGNSNRPLAEAVAADLKMPLCDASVQRFADKEVFVEIYENVRGEDIFAVQSTSYPTNDNLMELLIMLDALRRGSARRVTAVIPYFGYARQDRKSGPRTPISAKLVANLLVEAGANRVLTLDLHAGQIQGFFDIPVDNLYAAPLFTRDIMKKHAGKNDIMVVSPDVGGVVRARQLAKRLDVDLAIIDKRRERAGVSEVMNVIGNVEGRHCLLVDDIIDSGGSLCNAAQALMNAGATAIDAYVTHGVLSGSAPERVQNSVIGELVITDSILKSDAVRAATKIRQISLDNLLGRAIRAVADESSVSSLFD from the coding sequence ATGAAAATTATTTCTGGGAATAGTAATCGCCCATTGGCAGAGGCTGTGGCAGCGGATTTAAAGATGCCGTTGTGTGATGCGTCTGTTCAGCGTTTTGCGGATAAAGAGGTATTTGTTGAAATTTATGAAAATGTTCGGGGCGAGGACATTTTTGCAGTACAAAGTACAAGTTATCCAACCAATGATAATTTAATGGAATTATTGATTATGTTGGATGCATTACGTCGCGGATCTGCACGACGGGTTACAGCGGTTATTCCCTATTTTGGATATGCACGTCAGGATCGTAAATCAGGTCCCAGAACACCTATCAGTGCAAAACTGGTTGCAAATTTATTGGTAGAGGCTGGGGCTAATCGTGTTTTAACCCTTGATCTACATGCTGGTCAGATTCAGGGTTTTTTTGATATTCCTGTTGATAATTTGTATGCAGCTCCTTTATTTACTCGTGATATTATGAAAAAGCACGCAGGGAAGAACGACATTATGGTGGTATCCCCAGACGTGGGGGGGGTGGTGCGAGCCCGTCAATTGGCAAAACGTTTAGACGTGGATTTGGCGATCATAGATAAACGCCGTGAACGTGCTGGGGTTTCCGAAGTGATGAACGTCATTGGAAATGTCGAGGGTCGTCATTGTTTATTAGTTGATGATATTATCGATAGCGGTGGGTCTTTGTGCAATGCAGCGCAAGCGCTAATGAATGCTGGGGCGACTGCTATTGATGCTTATGTTACACACGGTGTATTATCTGGCAGTGCACCAGAAAGAGTGCAAAATTCTGTTATTGGTGAATTAGTGATCACAGACAGCATTTTAAAATCTGATGCTGTGCGTGCGGCGACTAAAATTCGTCAAATTTCTTTGGATAATTTGTTGGGACGGGCCATTCGGGCCGTTGCAGATGAAAGTTCAGTTTCGTCTTTGTTTGATTAA
- the pgeF gene encoding peptidoglycan editing factor PgeF produces MTAEPCVIRHSLLSNIVRHGFFTRLGGVSEGGYASLNCGLKTEDNPAHIQKNRHIVADIMGVDPQNLWGGMQIHSTKIEYVTKENCAADEVDGGVTNDPDIAVSVVTADCGPILLSTFDGKIVGAAHAGWRGAAGGILEEVVTQMENLGAKIHEIIAVVGPCIDGSRYEVKEDMRQQVLEYDPEGSSFFKLIRDDQYLFDLGHYCIDRLKRRRVGIVAGLGRDTLTDPKHFFSHRRRTLAGGGPLGHQISAIACYKG; encoded by the coding sequence ATGACTGCTGAACCTTGTGTTATTCGTCATTCTTTATTATCGAACATAGTTCGACATGGATTTTTCACCCGCTTGGGGGGTGTTTCTGAAGGTGGATATGCTTCATTAAATTGCGGGTTAAAAACCGAAGATAATCCTGCCCATATTCAAAAGAACAGACATATTGTTGCAGATATTATGGGGGTCGATCCTCAAAATTTATGGGGGGGCATGCAAATACATAGTACCAAAATCGAGTATGTGACCAAAGAAAATTGTGCAGCCGACGAGGTTGATGGTGGGGTTACAAATGACCCAGATATTGCTGTCAGTGTTGTTACTGCGGATTGTGGACCTATTTTATTAAGCACGTTCGATGGCAAAATTGTGGGGGCTGCGCATGCAGGATGGCGTGGCGCTGCTGGTGGAATTTTGGAAGAGGTTGTAACTCAAATGGAAAATTTGGGGGCAAAAATACATGAAATTATTGCAGTTGTGGGCCCATGTATTGATGGATCTCGATACGAAGTAAAAGAAGACATGCGTCAGCAAGTTTTAGAGTATGATCCAGAGGGAAGCTCCTTTTTTAAATTGATTCGAGATGATCAATATTTGTTTGATTTAGGTCATTATTGCATTGATCGTTTAAAAAGACGGCGCGTTGGAATTGTTGCAGGTTTGGGAAGGGATACGTTAACAGACCCTAAACATTTTTTCAGTCATCGGCGTCGTACATTGGCAGGAGGTGGACCATTGGGACATCAAATTTCAGCTATTGCTTGTTACAAAGGATAA
- a CDS encoding class I SAM-dependent methyltransferase, which translates to MTDSSPVRLDHFMAAANAAYYANKDPFSDFITAPEISQLFGEMIATWVVVVMQSMPAEGNIALVEAGPGRGTLMADVLRVIRKAAPELYKRCHVRFVETSPRLKRIQQQAVANHNDLSVEWYDSIATLPKGPMILIANEFLDALPIRQFVRNSSQTWAERYVKGDVFIQVPINHLPKVPIFNRSISVGDIVEVCESGQQIIDDIAKRICCDGGAALFIDYGYAVSVVGDTLQAIAHQKKVSPLAPIGSADLTAHIDFLALKEIAQEAGASVYGIQTQGEFLKQLGILLRAQNLMAIATVDEKQQLADAVYRLIDPAQMGHLFKVMAICHPKLPIPPAFEMDKDVSNHDC; encoded by the coding sequence ATGACTGATTCTTCTCCCGTAAGGTTAGATCATTTTATGGCGGCTGCAAATGCCGCTTATTATGCAAACAAAGATCCTTTTTCTGACTTTATTACGGCTCCTGAAATCTCTCAATTATTTGGTGAAATGATTGCAACATGGGTTGTTGTTGTGATGCAATCCATGCCCGCTGAAGGGAATATAGCCTTGGTTGAAGCCGGTCCAGGGCGCGGCACTTTGATGGCCGATGTGCTGCGTGTTATTCGTAAGGCAGCGCCAGAGTTGTATAAACGGTGTCATGTCAGGTTCGTTGAAACTTCACCTCGCTTAAAACGGATCCAACAACAAGCTGTTGCAAATCATAACGATCTATCTGTTGAGTGGTACGATTCCATTGCAACATTGCCCAAGGGGCCAATGATTCTGATCGCAAATGAATTTCTAGATGCTTTGCCCATACGTCAATTTGTTCGAAATTCATCACAGACTTGGGCTGAACGTTACGTCAAGGGTGATGTCTTTATACAAGTCCCGATCAACCATTTACCAAAAGTCCCTATTTTTAACCGTTCTATTTCAGTTGGCGATATTGTTGAAGTCTGTGAGAGTGGACAGCAAATTATAGACGATATTGCAAAACGTATTTGTTGTGATGGTGGGGCAGCATTATTTATTGATTATGGATATGCGGTTTCTGTTGTTGGTGACACATTGCAAGCAATTGCTCATCAAAAAAAAGTATCCCCTTTGGCACCTATTGGTAGTGCTGACTTGACAGCGCATATTGATTTTCTAGCGTTAAAAGAGATCGCACAAGAGGCAGGAGCCAGCGTTTACGGGATTCAGACTCAGGGTGAATTTTTAAAACAATTGGGTATTTTATTGCGTGCCCAAAATCTAATGGCTATTGCAACTGTTGATGAAAAACAACAATTGGCGGATGCTGTGTATCGTTTGATTGACCCTGCTCAGATGGGACATTTATTCAAAGTAATGGCAATATGCCATCCAAAGTTACCAATTCCACCTGCTTTTGAAATGGATAAGGATGTTTCTAATCATGACTGCTGA
- the lgt gene encoding prolipoprotein diacylglyceryl transferase: MFGPLHYPHFDPVMLQLGPLAIRWYAMAYITALVAGWLLVRRLVKKEPVVATKLQVDDFLTWATLGVVIGGRLGYVLFYQPALYFSHPLMILQVWHGGMSFHGGALGVILALILFTRKYHLSFLGFSDRVTTVVPLGLGLGRLANFINGELVGRVAPDWLPWRMIYPDVIGARHPSELYEFFLEGVVLFTIMILLSRKQSVREKAGFLSGVFLLGYAVMRSFCELFREPDSFMGFLTFGLTMGQILCIPMAIAGGYFIWQSYRLPKLKSLVIEND; this comes from the coding sequence ATGTTTGGCCCTTTGCATTATCCGCACTTTGATCCTGTGATGTTACAGCTTGGCCCGTTGGCTATTCGTTGGTACGCTATGGCATATATTACAGCATTGGTTGCTGGGTGGCTATTGGTAAGACGATTGGTTAAAAAGGAGCCTGTTGTTGCAACAAAATTGCAGGTTGACGATTTTTTGACTTGGGCGACTTTGGGTGTCGTCATTGGTGGGCGTTTAGGGTATGTTTTATTTTATCAGCCTGCTTTATATTTTTCCCATCCTTTAATGATCTTACAAGTTTGGCACGGTGGGATGTCGTTTCATGGTGGAGCACTGGGCGTTATTCTTGCATTAATTTTATTTACTCGTAAATACCATCTAAGTTTTCTTGGCTTTTCTGACAGGGTCACAACAGTAGTCCCCCTAGGGTTAGGATTGGGTAGGTTGGCCAATTTCATTAATGGTGAATTGGTTGGACGTGTTGCACCAGATTGGTTGCCATGGCGAATGATTTATCCAGATGTGATTGGGGCGCGACATCCTTCTGAATTATATGAATTCTTTTTAGAAGGGGTGGTTTTATTTACGATTATGATTTTGTTATCGCGTAAACAATCCGTTCGTGAAAAGGCAGGGTTTCTTTCTGGAGTTTTTTTACTTGGATATGCTGTTATGCGCAGTTTTTGTGAATTATTCCGAGAGCCAGACAGTTTTATGGGATTTTTGACGTTCGGTTTAACCATGGGGCAAATCTTATGTATTCCAATGGCAATCGCTGGGGGGTACTTTATATGGCAGTCTTATCGTTTACCAAAATTAAAAAGTTTAGTTATCGAGAATGACTGA
- the rfaD gene encoding ADP-glyceromanno-heptose 6-epimerase: MIIITGATGFIGSCLQAKLYQLKERTVIVDWLGDQGKWRNVAKHIPDDIILPENMDNFLATAKDVTAVIHLGAISETTAKDGDLVWKTNVDLSMRLWKWCTKNEVRFIYASSAATYGGANQAQDFNDDPQNIGLLKPLNLYGWSKQAFDMQVLDIVAQEQPTPPQWVGLKFFNVYGPNEYHKGKMISVVKVKFDDIVQGQAPKLFKSDQEGLVDGAQARDFIWVGDVVDVILWLLNNPQVNGIYNCGTGQARTYLDLAYAVCGAMNVSKQVDFIEMPEALKGQYQYFTQADMRRLQGAGYNKAFTSLENGIGQYVQDYLLKADSYL, encoded by the coding sequence ATGATTATCATTACTGGTGCTACAGGGTTTATTGGCTCATGTTTACAAGCCAAGCTTTATCAGCTTAAAGAGAGAACAGTGATTGTCGATTGGCTTGGTGATCAGGGAAAATGGCGTAATGTTGCCAAGCATATTCCAGATGATATCATTTTGCCAGAGAATATGGATAATTTTCTAGCAACTGCAAAAGATGTTACGGCTGTTATCCATTTAGGGGCAATAAGTGAAACAACTGCCAAAGATGGGGATTTGGTTTGGAAAACGAATGTTGACCTATCTATGCGGTTGTGGAAATGGTGCACAAAAAATGAAGTAAGATTTATTTATGCCTCTTCTGCGGCCACTTATGGTGGGGCTAATCAAGCCCAAGATTTTAACGATGATCCTCAAAATATCGGATTGTTAAAACCCTTAAACTTGTATGGTTGGTCAAAACAGGCTTTTGATATGCAAGTCTTGGATATCGTTGCACAGGAACAACCCACCCCACCGCAATGGGTTGGTTTAAAATTTTTCAATGTTTATGGCCCCAACGAATATCATAAAGGAAAAATGATTTCGGTCGTTAAGGTGAAATTTGACGATATTGTTCAAGGGCAAGCCCCTAAATTATTTAAATCAGATCAAGAGGGGCTGGTTGATGGTGCGCAGGCGCGCGATTTTATTTGGGTTGGGGATGTTGTGGATGTAATTTTATGGTTGTTAAATAATCCACAAGTTAACGGAATATATAATTGCGGTACGGGTCAGGCCAGAACATATTTAGATTTAGCTTATGCTGTTTGTGGGGCTATGAACGTGTCAAAGCAGGTTGATTTCATTGAGATGCCAGAAGCACTTAAGGGGCAATACCAATATTTTACCCAGGCCGATATGCGCCGTTTGCAAGGGGCTGGATATAACAAAGCATTTACTTCATTAGAAAATGGGATTGGCCAGTATGTTCAAGATTACTTGCTAAAAGCAGATTCTTACCTTTAA
- a CDS encoding accessory factor UbiK family protein: MPDRKKMFNDASKAAGGAFSVFSGIKEEIGAIVKGRVDEILSTLHLVRREEFEIISEIASRTRSAQEKLEEQVEQLEKRLNQLEGRSDHNDSSTSN; encoded by the coding sequence ATGCCTGATCGTAAAAAAATGTTCAACGATGCTTCCAAAGCTGCTGGCGGGGCGTTTTCTGTATTTAGCGGTATAAAAGAAGAAATTGGTGCCATTGTAAAAGGACGTGTTGATGAAATTTTATCAACCCTACATCTGGTTCGTCGTGAAGAATTCGAAATCATCAGCGAGATTGCCAGTCGCACCCGTTCTGCCCAAGAAAAATTAGAAGAGCAAGTTGAACAACTTGAAAAACGTCTTAATCAATTAGAAGGTCGCTCTGACCATAACGACTCATCTACGTCAAATTAA
- a CDS encoding tRNA-binding protein has translation MDLIEWKDFEKILMVTGTITRIEDFPQARKPAYQIWVDFGNYGERKTSAQLVRLYQKEDLLGKQIVGIINFPEKQIGPFRSQFLLTGFETEEGVVITTVERPVPNGTKIS, from the coding sequence ATGGATCTTATCGAATGGAAAGATTTTGAAAAAATACTAATGGTTACTGGCACCATTACCCGTATCGAGGACTTCCCCCAAGCCCGCAAACCCGCCTATCAAATATGGGTTGATTTTGGCAATTATGGGGAACGGAAAACCAGTGCACAATTAGTACGGCTTTATCAAAAAGAGGATCTGCTAGGAAAACAAATTGTTGGCATTATCAATTTTCCAGAAAAACAGATTGGTCCATTCCGATCCCAATTTTTATTAACAGGATTTGAGACTGAAGAAGGCGTGGTTATTACCACAGTTGAACGTCCTGTTCCCAACGGTACCAAAATTTCTTAA
- the proC gene encoding pyrroline-5-carboxylate reductase — MSNIPPILLIGCGHMGKAMLKGWIQKGLSPSFIVHRHEIELPAPHKRVNSVHDIPQDFKPAAIILATKPHQAQEIIPDLAPWSKNAVNISVLGGRNLTWLEQQFGSDTAIVRAMPNTPSELGLGMTSAIGNPIVNSHQKELTDALLRAIGEVAWLQSEQDMDVATAIAGSGPAYIFLLAELLQKVGEEKGLSKELAKLLARQTVVGSAALLSRSKEESEDLRKAVATPNGITERAVNVLIDRKAWPDALSKAIQAAADRSKEMAS, encoded by the coding sequence ATGTCAAATATACCCCCTATTCTTCTAATTGGTTGCGGCCATATGGGCAAAGCAATGTTGAAAGGATGGATACAAAAAGGATTATCCCCTTCTTTTATTGTGCATCGTCATGAAATAGAATTACCAGCCCCCCACAAACGGGTAAATTCTGTTCACGATATCCCCCAAGATTTTAAACCTGCCGCTATTATTTTGGCAACAAAACCCCATCAAGCGCAAGAAATCATTCCCGATCTTGCACCATGGTCAAAAAATGCAGTTAACATTTCCGTGCTTGGTGGACGTAATTTAACATGGCTTGAACAACAATTTGGTTCAGATACAGCCATTGTCAGAGCAATGCCAAATACTCCATCTGAACTAGGGCTGGGCATGACATCAGCCATTGGAAACCCAATTGTAAATTCGCACCAAAAAGAATTAACAGACGCTCTGCTTCGTGCCATTGGCGAAGTAGCATGGTTGCAATCAGAACAAGATATGGACGTAGCCACTGCGATTGCTGGATCTGGCCCTGCTTATATTTTCTTATTGGCCGAACTATTACAAAAAGTAGGAGAAGAAAAAGGCCTATCAAAGGAATTAGCAAAGTTATTGGCACGACAAACAGTTGTTGGTTCTGCTGCTTTGTTAAGTCGTTCCAAAGAAGAATCAGAAGACTTACGTAAAGCGGTTGCCACCCCTAACGGAATTACTGAACGTGCAGTGAATGTCTTGATTGATCGCAAAGCTTGGCCAGATGCATTATCCAAAGCCATTCAAGCAGCAGCAGATCGTTCAAAAGAGATGGCATCATAA
- a CDS encoding TetR family transcriptional regulator, with product MNNEEIQLQLFNKAMTLAAQNGWSSMSVAQAAQQADIPLNLARRYFPCKSSLLLYLNRLADETALEQKYQDQPVAEYLFDLFMSRFDLFQEYRNGIISALRTLPFNPPLAIMMGIATQNSMRWIAESAQINTHGVRGLACIKGLTAIWTLTLRVWIKDDSQDLSQTMASLDQAIKKAGKLAPYFVTKTNDTHAESASFAKDESYNLDENK from the coding sequence ATGAACAACGAAGAAATCCAACTGCAATTATTTAACAAAGCTATGACGCTAGCAGCCCAAAACGGATGGAGCTCCATGTCCGTTGCCCAAGCCGCGCAACAAGCAGATATTCCACTTAATCTAGCGCGCCGATATTTTCCTTGCAAATCATCTCTGCTGTTATATCTAAACCGTCTGGCCGATGAAACAGCTTTAGAACAAAAATACCAAGATCAACCCGTGGCAGAATATCTTTTCGATTTATTCATGAGCAGGTTCGATTTATTTCAAGAATATCGCAATGGTATCATTTCAGCCCTACGTACCCTGCCTTTTAATCCGCCTTTGGCAATCATGATGGGCATAGCAACACAGAACAGTATGCGTTGGATTGCCGAATCGGCACAAATAAATACCCATGGAGTAAGAGGGCTGGCATGTATTAAAGGATTAACCGCGATTTGGACTTTGACATTGCGTGTATGGATCAAAGATGACAGCCAAGATCTTTCCCAAACCATGGCATCCCTGGATCAAGCCATTAAAAAGGCTGGTAAATTAGCCCCCTATTTTGTAACAAAAACAAATGATACTCATGCAGAAAGTGCTTCTTTCGCAAAGGATGAATCTTATAATTTAGATGAAAACAAATAA
- a CDS encoding M48 family metallopeptidase, with translation MTKPIKSFHFPCNHQTLSCELYPPHPLTRQKKITISITSNHIIKIRAPIRTPLKTITALLTDHSHWIVKQLHKKKKPVVLNYTHLEPHLYLGKFYPLYIDENPNQKQNILFQNHQIYISVRYYTPYKIYALLDNAYHFQALQYFTQRIHNFQAQTPWINWKCPPILRIKKMTSRWGSFTNKNTGIITLNQHLIKACPQCIDYVILHELCHAAEMNHSKRFYVLLDKIMPDWRLWQSQIHQQSALLLYNPTPKADNR, from the coding sequence TTGACCAAGCCAATAAAATCATTTCATTTCCCCTGTAATCATCAAACCTTGTCGTGTGAGTTATACCCTCCACATCCTTTGACACGTCAAAAGAAAATTACGATTTCTATTACGTCAAATCATATTATCAAAATTCGTGCCCCAATACGTACCCCCCTTAAAACGATTACAGCTTTATTAACAGACCATAGTCACTGGATCGTTAAACAGCTTCACAAGAAAAAAAAACCTGTTGTTTTAAATTACACGCATCTTGAACCCCATTTATATCTTGGAAAGTTTTATCCTTTATATATTGATGAAAATCCAAACCAAAAACAAAATATATTATTTCAAAACCATCAAATATATATTTCTGTGCGGTATTATACCCCTTATAAAATATATGCCTTATTAGACAACGCCTATCACTTTCAAGCGTTACAATATTTTACACAACGTATACATAATTTTCAGGCACAGACCCCTTGGATTAACTGGAAATGCCCGCCAATCCTGCGTATTAAAAAAATGACCAGCCGTTGGGGCAGTTTTACAAATAAAAATACGGGCATCATAACCCTTAACCAGCATTTAATCAAAGCGTGTCCCCAATGTATTGATTATGTTATTTTACACGAACTTTGCCACGCAGCTGAAATGAATCACAGCAAGCGATTTTATGTATTGTTAGATAAAATCATGCCTGATTGGCGTCTATGGCAGTCACAAATCCATCAACAGAGTGCCTTACTTCTTTACAACCCCACTCCAAAAGCAGACAATCGGTAA